One window from the genome of Rhodopirellula halodulae encodes:
- a CDS encoding MoaD/ThiS family protein → MSPPRKLEVLLFAGACEAAGGVDRVTIDSTDEVTAGELLQHIAEQHPALAGLTQRSRLAVNQKYVGHDEPVDSAAEIALIPPVSGG, encoded by the coding sequence ATGTCACCGCCACGCAAACTCGAAGTCTTGCTCTTTGCCGGAGCCTGCGAAGCGGCCGGCGGCGTGGATCGCGTCACGATCGATTCGACCGATGAAGTCACCGCTGGTGAATTGCTGCAACATATCGCAGAACAACACCCCGCCTTGGCAGGACTGACGCAGCGATCGCGGTTGGCAGTGAACCAAAAGTATGTTGGCCACGACGAACCCGTCGATTCGGCCGCTGAAATCGCTCTGATTCCACCGGTCAGTGGAGGCTGA